A window of Zingiber officinale cultivar Zhangliang chromosome 5A, Zo_v1.1, whole genome shotgun sequence contains these coding sequences:
- the LOC121983339 gene encoding polygalacturonase-like, whose amino-acid sequence MAKATTTMIVCLSLLRVAMAATYSVTDYGAEADGQTDSTKAFLAAWSSACGAARPATIYVPAGRFLVGQATTFQGPCNNSAVTILVHGILVAPAGYTSAVNWLLFKYVDGVSILGGTIDGRGQAFWACKDAGRSCPQGATSLSVAESKNVVIRGLTSLNSEMFHISIFGSSSVKVQGAKIIAPGDSPNTDGIHIQMSTEVTILSTRIKTGDDCISMGQGASGVWIEKVNCGPGHGISIGSLGGTASEAGVQNITVTSVFFSGTQNGLRIKTWGRGYSGFVRGVTFAHAVMQDVSYPIVVDQNYCPGNVNCPGQSSGVKISGVSYSDIRGSSATPVAVKFDCSASNPCSDLSLSDIKLTFENKEAQAYCKNAEGSTSGTINPPSCI is encoded by the exons ATGGCGAAAGCAACTACGACGATGATCGTCTGCCTCTCCCTCCTCAGGGTAGCAATGGCCGCCACGTACAGCGTAACTGACTACGGCGCCGAGGCCGACGGCCAAACCGACTCGACCAAGGCATTCCTCGCCGCGTGGTCCTCCGCCTGCGGTGCCGCTAGGCCGGCGACCATCTACGTGCCTGCCGGACGGTTCCTGGTGGGGCAGGCCACGACCTTCCAAGGCCCCTGCAACAACAGCGCCGTCACGATCCTCGTCCACGGCATCCTCGTCGCTCCAGCCGGTTACACCTCCGCCGTCAACTGGCTGCTCTTCAAGTACGTGGACGGCGTGTCTATCCTCGGCGGCACCATCGATGGCCGGGGCCAGGCCTTCTGGGCGTGCAAGGACGCCGGCCGCAGCTGCCCGCAAGGCGCCACG TCGTTGAGCGTGGCGGAATCGAAGAACGTGGTCATCCGAGGACTGACGTCACTCAACAGCGAGATGTTCCACATCTCCATCTTCGGCAGCAGCAGCGTCAAGGTGCAGGGCGCCAAGATCATCGCTCCCGGAGACAGCCCCAACACCGACGGCATCCACATTCAAATGTCCACCGAGGTCACCATCCTCAGCACCAGGATAAAGACCGGCGACGATTGCATTTCCATGGGCCAGGGAGCCTCCGGCGTGTGGATCGAGAAGGTCAACTGCGGCCCGGGACACGGCATCAG CATTGGGAGCCTGGGCGGGACGGCGTCGGAGGCCGGGGTGCAGAACATCACGGTGACGTCGGTGTTCTTCTCGGGGACGCAGAACGGGCTGAGGATCAAGACGTGGGGCAGGGGCTACTCCGGCTTCGTCAGGGGCGTCACCTTCGCCCACGCCGTCATGCAGGACGTCAGCTATCCGATCGTGGTCGACCAGAACTACTGCCCCGGCAACGTCAATTGCCCCGGCCAG AGTTCGGGAGTCAAGATCAGTGGGGTGTCGTACAGTGACATCCGGGGGTCGTCGGCGACGCCGGTGGCGGTGAAATTCGACTGCAGCGCGAGCAATCCGTGCAGTGATTTGTCGCTGAGCGACATAAAGCTCACTTTCGAGAACAAGGAGGCGCAGGCCTACTGCAAGAACGCGGAAGGGAGCACATCCGGCACCATCAATCCCCCCAGCTGTATTTAA